Proteins from a single region of Trypanosoma brucei brucei TREU927 chromosome 7, complete sequence:
- a CDS encoding leucine-rich repeat protein (LRRP), putative: MAKRSRSEGEEQMVTNEDVEKLREEVAELRNHVHMVAAEHEKLREEYDEYRRRPVTWKAVINCDKNAPLECDDPADVIVVDDPGFNLKELSSLKGDVGELRLRRCCGRLDLELLNNQGLYLLEIGPGAVANMSCIGKFPCLQTLILHGTRLDNEWEKGVESLEKLREIVMKNISMLQDAKFLGNALFLDSITIENCPNMNAFTDTLTWPILRRLVITGTSLIVGNGLVEYFHDCVSLKVLRLGDCSAVHSKISLKNCKKLVELCLDNVGVRSTFEWGTELPLLRVLRLTNSGVTDADVKALSAFTTLEEVILSGNKEIVDISPLTNLRSLKVLDLSLCSRARIVGPVDCAPPLEKLLLRATAVTDECVGKLYSTSLSEVDLRFCSTLSKKTSKDIASLRNLRRLFLDDSPEVVFPGRRSPLETLGLCSGSASTTTLETICESATNLTCLRLWYCGGELNVSKLASPKKLRELYICGLRSVSEFAAIASLPELSKLILEGPFVGNKEIEDLSRCEALRSLCVRNAKHLTHVDPVFAIKTLEELSLSDCELLEKISADKSAIRSCVLRLCAIPIAAEGLKKLASQKAIGKLLLERCGSIRLDDIIGVPCTLTDCKEIVCDHMPIPPKIHTVRTPVVVLESAKNRHGW, encoded by the coding sequence ATGGCGAAGCGAAGCCGCTCTGAAGGTGAGGAACAAATGGTAACCAATGAAGATGTGGAGAAGCTGCGGGAGGAGGTCGCAGAACTGCGCAATCATGTCCATATGGTGGCAGCGGAACACGAAAAGCTGCGGGAAGAGTATGATGAATATCGGAGACGACCAGTCACGTGGAAGGCAGTTATAAACTGCGATAAGAACGCACCACTTGAATGTGATGACCCCGCAGACGTGATTGTTGTCGACGACCCGGGGTTTAATCTGAAAGAACTCTCATCACTAAAGGGCGATGTGGGAGAATTGCGCCTCCGACGGTGTTGTGGACGCCTGGACCTCGAGCTACTCAACAATCAAGGGTTATACCTGTTGGAAATCGGGCCGGGTGCTGTAGCCAACATGTCGTGTATCGGTAAATTCCCCTGCCTCCAAACGCTTATCCTGCATGGTACACGGCTGGATAACGAATGGGAGAAAGGTGTGGAGTCCCTTGAGAAACTGCGTGAGATTGTAATGAAGAATATCTCGATGTTACAGGATGCCAAATTCTTAGGGAATGCCCTGTTTCTCGATAGCATCACCATTGAGAACTGTCCCAACATGAATGCCTTCACTGACACACTGACGTGGCCAATTCTCAGACGATTGGTTATTACCGGAACCTCCCTTATCGTTGGCAATGGACTTGTCGAGTATTTTCATGATTGTGTGTCGTTAAAGGTGCTGCGGCTTGGGGATTGCTCGGCGGTGCATAGCAAGATCTCACTGAAAAACTGCAAGAAATTGGTGGAGTTATGTCTTGACAATGTGGGTGTTCGTTCTACGTTCGAGTGGGGAACCGAGCTGCCGTTACTTCGTGTGTTGCGCCTGACGAATAGCGGCGTAACGGATGCCGATGTGAAGGCACTATCAGCATTCACTACGCTCGAGGAGGTGATCCTCAGCGGGAACAAGGAAATTGTTGACATAAGCCCATTGACCAACCTGAGGTCGCTGAAGGTGTTGGACCTCAGCCTATGCAGTCGTGCAAGAATTGTTGGCCCTGTGGACTGTGCGCCACCGCTGGAGAAGCTCCTATTGCGGGCTACTGCGGTGACTGATGAATGTGTGGGAAAGCTGTACAGCACATCCCTGAGCGAAGTCGACCTGCGATTCTGCTCGACACTCAGTAAAAAGACTTCTAAGGACATCGCATCCCTGCGGAATCTACGCAGGCTGTTTTTGGATGACTCACCCGAGGTGGTGTTCCCCGGGCGGAGATCTCCATTGGAGACCCTCGGGTTGTGTAGCGGGTCTGCTTccaccaccacattggaAACCATTTGTGAGTCGGCCACGAATCTCACGTGCCTTCGACTCTGGTACTGTGGTGGGGAGCTGAACGTATCGAAGTTGGCATCGCCGAAGAAACTGAGGGAATTGTATATTTGTGGGCTGCGCAGCGTCTCCGAATTTGCTGCCATCGCCTCGCTGCCGGAGCTCAGCAAGTTGATACTCGAGGGTCCCTTCGTGGGGAATAAGGAAATTGAAGACCTCTCGCGGTGTGAAGCACTGCGGTCGCTATGTGTGAGAAACGCCAAGCACTTGACACACGTTGATCCTGTATTTGCCATAAAGACTCTCGAGGAGTTGAGTTTGAGTGACTGCGAGTTACTCGAAAAAATCAGTGCCGACAAAAGTGCCATCCGGTCTTGCGTTCTGAGACTCTGCGCCATCCCTATTGCAGCGGAGGGCCTCAAGAAGCTGGCGTCCCAAAAGGCCATTGGGAAGTTACTGCTGGAACGGTGTGGCTCAATACGCTTGGATGATATAATCGGTGTCCCATGCACACTCACTGACTGCAAGGAGATTGTCTGCGACCACATGCCGATACCGCCGAAGATCCACACAGTGCGTACGCCTGTCGTGGTGCTCGAGTCCGCTAAGAATCGTCACGGTTGGTAA